Proteins from a single region of Microbispora sp. ZYX-F-249:
- a CDS encoding nucleoside deaminase translates to MTPDDEKFLRRAIELAAQARAGGNPPFGSLLVGPDGDVLAEERNTTLTESDISAHPELKLARWAARELDPAAAAATTMYTSCQPCGMCAGAIERSGLGRVVFALSGEQLATLKPPAGPPSVRQEGPALFDEARLPVEGYYA, encoded by the coding sequence ATGACACCCGACGACGAGAAGTTCCTCCGCAGGGCGATCGAGCTGGCCGCGCAGGCCCGGGCGGGTGGCAACCCGCCGTTCGGCTCGCTGCTGGTCGGCCCGGACGGCGACGTGCTCGCCGAGGAGCGCAACACGACGCTCACGGAGTCGGACATCAGCGCCCACCCCGAGCTGAAGCTCGCGCGCTGGGCCGCCCGTGAGCTCGACCCCGCCGCCGCGGCCGCGACCACCATGTACACGAGCTGCCAGCCGTGCGGCATGTGCGCGGGCGCGATCGAGCGTTCCGGGCTCGGCCGAGTCGTCTTCGCCCTCTCGGGCGAGCAGCTCGCCACGCTGAAGCCGCCGGCCGGCCCGCCGTCCGTGCGGCAGGAGGGGCCGGCGCTCTTCGACGAGGCGCGCCTGCCCGTCGAGGGCTACTACGCCTGA
- a CDS encoding LLM class flavin-dependent oxidoreductase, which produces MKLGVNVPNFGPGTRPDVLRGWAETVEGLGFDLLMVSDHVVVTPDVAEQYPAPFYEPFTTLSWLAAITTRIRLGTTVLILPYRHPLLTARMAANLQQLSGGRLVLGVGVGWARQEFEALGVPYERRGALTDEHLRAIRLAWRDEADYRAGHVPIWVGGGSDAALRRAVLLGDAWHPLRFTLPWLDERLDRLSAVAESLGRPAPVFAPRILLRLTGTPVTGEGRRAGEGSLDQIMGDLERLRLLGAETVLLDPFHGDPEETNHPETAWHMLEAVAAAYTEAEQS; this is translated from the coding sequence GTGAAACTAGGCGTCAACGTCCCGAACTTCGGACCGGGCACCCGGCCGGACGTGTTGCGCGGCTGGGCGGAGACGGTGGAGGGGCTCGGGTTCGACCTGCTCATGGTCTCCGACCACGTCGTGGTGACCCCCGACGTGGCCGAGCAGTATCCCGCGCCGTTCTACGAGCCCTTCACCACGCTGTCCTGGCTCGCCGCGATCACCACCAGGATCAGGCTCGGCACCACCGTGCTGATCCTGCCCTACCGGCACCCACTGCTGACCGCCCGGATGGCGGCCAACCTCCAGCAGCTCAGCGGGGGGCGGCTGGTCCTCGGTGTGGGGGTGGGCTGGGCGCGGCAGGAGTTCGAGGCGCTCGGCGTGCCGTACGAACGGCGGGGGGCGCTGACCGACGAGCACCTGCGGGCGATCCGCCTGGCCTGGCGGGACGAGGCGGACTACCGCGCCGGGCACGTCCCGATCTGGGTCGGCGGCGGCAGCGACGCCGCCCTCCGCAGGGCGGTGCTCCTCGGCGACGCCTGGCACCCGCTGCGGTTCACCCTCCCGTGGCTGGACGAGCGGCTGGACCGGCTGTCCGCCGTCGCGGAGAGCCTGGGTCGCCCCGCTCCCGTGTTCGCCCCGCGCATCCTGCTGCGGCTCACCGGCACCCCGGTGACCGGCGAGGGGCGCCGGGCCGGCGAGGGCAGCCTCGACCAGATCATGGGCGACCTGGAACGGCTACGCCTCCTGGGCGCCGAGACCGTCCTGCTCGACCCCTTCCACGGGGATCCCGAGGAGACGAACCATCCCGAGACGGCGTGGCACATGCTCGAGGCAGTGGCCGCCGCGTACACCGAAGCGGAGCAGTCATGA
- a CDS encoding NUDIX hydrolase, producing the protein MTEAQPVIRQVSSRVVYRNAWMTVREDAIEHPDGSPGLYGYVVRPDFVLIVPEENDGFHLVEEYRYPIGRRSWSFPQGGAEADTREDEARRELVEETGLRADRLRYLGRMDSAHGMTDQGLHVYVATGLTRGEPRREHTEQDMRQRWVHRTEFERMILDGAVSDSSSVAAYMLWRLRRS; encoded by the coding sequence GTGACCGAAGCGCAGCCCGTGATCCGGCAGGTCTCCTCTCGCGTCGTCTACCGCAACGCGTGGATGACCGTACGAGAGGACGCGATCGAGCACCCCGACGGCTCTCCCGGCCTGTACGGATACGTGGTGAGGCCCGACTTCGTGCTGATCGTGCCGGAGGAGAACGACGGCTTCCACCTGGTGGAGGAGTACCGGTACCCGATCGGCCGCCGTTCGTGGAGCTTCCCCCAGGGCGGGGCCGAGGCGGACACGCGGGAGGACGAGGCCCGCCGCGAGCTGGTGGAGGAGACCGGGCTCCGGGCCGACCGGCTGCGCTATCTCGGGCGCATGGACAGCGCCCACGGGATGACCGACCAGGGGCTGCACGTCTACGTGGCGACCGGCCTCACCAGGGGCGAGCCCCGCCGCGAGCACACCGAGCAGGACATGCGCCAGCGCTGGGTGCACCGCACCGAGTTCGAGCGGATGATCCTCGACGGCGCCGTCAGCGACTCGTCCTCCGTCGCCGCCTACATGCTCTGGCGGCTGCGCCGCTCATGA
- a CDS encoding WD40 repeat domain-containing protein has product MSATGGTEHPLVWDVASGAKVAALDAVNVHRLGFDPAGEFLATGSSHYGVRFWRIADGQVTRLPGLPKRSPYTWDMSAPAGGRIAVADEDGLITIWDVARRQPVETYQDRSRTETLSLALSADGSMLASGGLGRTIVVRERAVPPFSGHNQAVNDIEISPDGRVVASASSDRTVRLWDVRGNPVATIGDHPDHVRAVAFSPDGRRLATVTRSHTLTLWDAGSGHRLGTAAYQGLGASTDVGFDPRGRFVVATALGRFRWDVSDPGKPVEAPLPGGYLVSALAFSPREPLLATTGPAGDLIVWDLARDREVRALRTGQGSVLDVAFGPDGTSIATAGADRTVRLWDTRTGAGRGTLTGHTAPIQVLAFSRDGRSLASAGDDRTIVVWDLQAMRPSATLTGHTAPIRGLAFTTDGDLISGGEDGRIIRWGLRPEALVGRLCAEIGRGLTRAEWTAHFPTVDYRRTC; this is encoded by the coding sequence GTGTCGGCCACGGGCGGAACCGAGCACCCTCTCGTCTGGGACGTCGCCTCCGGGGCGAAGGTCGCGGCGCTCGACGCCGTGAACGTGCACAGGCTGGGCTTCGACCCCGCCGGCGAATTCCTCGCCACGGGGTCGTCGCACTACGGCGTGCGGTTCTGGCGGATCGCGGACGGCCAGGTGACTCGGCTGCCGGGGCTGCCGAAGAGGTCGCCGTACACCTGGGACATGTCCGCTCCGGCCGGCGGCCGGATCGCCGTCGCCGACGAGGACGGCCTGATCACGATCTGGGACGTGGCGCGACGGCAGCCTGTCGAGACCTACCAGGACAGAAGCCGCACGGAGACGCTGTCCCTCGCCCTGAGCGCCGACGGCTCGATGCTCGCCTCGGGCGGGCTCGGCCGGACCATCGTGGTCCGCGAGCGTGCCGTTCCCCCGTTCAGCGGACACAACCAGGCCGTGAACGACATCGAGATCAGCCCGGACGGCCGGGTCGTGGCGTCGGCGAGCAGCGACAGGACCGTCCGGCTGTGGGACGTGCGGGGGAACCCGGTCGCCACGATCGGCGACCACCCCGACCATGTGCGGGCCGTCGCCTTCAGCCCGGACGGGCGCAGGCTCGCGACCGTCACCCGCAGTCACACGCTCACCCTCTGGGACGCCGGCAGCGGACACCGGCTCGGCACGGCCGCGTATCAGGGGCTCGGCGCGTCCACCGACGTCGGCTTCGACCCGCGCGGGCGCTTCGTCGTCGCCACCGCGCTCGGCCGGTTCCGCTGGGACGTCAGCGATCCGGGAAAGCCGGTCGAGGCGCCGCTTCCGGGCGGATACCTCGTCTCGGCGCTGGCGTTCAGCCCCCGCGAGCCGCTGCTCGCCACGACCGGCCCCGCCGGCGACCTCATCGTCTGGGACCTGGCCAGGGACAGGGAGGTACGCGCCCTCAGGACCGGGCAGGGCTCGGTGCTCGACGTCGCCTTCGGCCCGGACGGCACGTCCATCGCCACGGCGGGCGCCGACCGCACCGTCAGGCTCTGGGACACGCGGACCGGCGCGGGCCGCGGCACGCTGACCGGCCACACGGCCCCGATCCAGGTCCTCGCCTTCAGCCGCGACGGCCGTTCGCTCGCGTCCGCGGGGGACGACCGCACGATCGTCGTCTGGGACCTCCAGGCGATGCGGCCGTCGGCCACGCTGACCGGCCACACGGCTCCGATCAGGGGCCTGGCCTTCACCACCGACGGGGACCTGATCTCCGGTGGCGAGGACGGCAGGATCATCCGGTGGGGGCTGCGGCC
- a CDS encoding dihydrofolate reductase family protein yields the protein MRKLVASFFMSLDGVVESPDQWHFPYFSEEMGAAVGALMTESDAMMMGRVTYEAWAAYWPGKTDADDPFAGFINDIRKYVVSSTLGTVEWQNSTLVSGDLTEEITKLKRQPGGTIGISGSTNLVRSLMRHGLLDELRLLVHPIVVGKGQRLFEEGLEIPMKLASSEAFPTGVLSLAYRPTEK from the coding sequence ATGCGCAAGCTCGTCGCCAGCTTCTTCATGTCCCTCGACGGGGTCGTCGAGTCGCCCGACCAGTGGCACTTCCCCTACTTCAGCGAGGAGATGGGCGCGGCCGTCGGCGCGCTGATGACGGAGTCCGACGCGATGATGATGGGCCGGGTCACGTACGAGGCCTGGGCGGCCTACTGGCCGGGCAAGACCGACGCGGACGACCCCTTCGCCGGCTTCATCAACGACATCCGGAAGTACGTCGTCTCCTCGACCCTCGGCACGGTCGAATGGCAGAACTCCACCCTCGTCAGCGGCGACCTGACGGAGGAGATCACCAAGCTCAAGCGGCAGCCCGGCGGGACCATCGGCATCAGCGGCAGCACCAACCTCGTCCGCTCGCTGATGCGGCACGGCCTGCTCGACGAGCTCCGGCTGCTGGTCCACCCGATCGTGGTCGGCAAGGGCCAGCGGCTGTTCGAGGAGGGCCTGGAGATCCCGATGAAGCTCGCCTCCTCGGAGGCCTTCCCGACGGGCGTGCTCTCCCTCGCCTACCGGCCCACGGAGAAGTGA
- a CDS encoding dihydrofolate reductase family protein, translating to MARIVANFFISLDGVVESPEQWHFPYWNDEMGAVVQAGMQNSAGMMMGRTLYEEWSAYWTTTDQDPEIAAAFNSAPKYVLSNSLEKADWNNTTVVNGDVAARVRELKERIEGGDLQMSGSATTVRWLLANGLLDELNLLVHPIVVGQGQRLFEETPTHKLKLVKSETFKTGVLNLRYVPDAG from the coding sequence ATGGCCAGGATCGTCGCGAACTTCTTCATCTCCCTGGACGGCGTCGTCGAGTCGCCCGAGCAGTGGCACTTCCCGTACTGGAACGACGAGATGGGCGCCGTGGTCCAGGCGGGCATGCAGAACTCGGCCGGAATGATGATGGGCCGCACGCTGTACGAGGAGTGGTCGGCGTACTGGACGACGACGGACCAGGACCCGGAGATCGCCGCGGCCTTCAACAGCGCCCCCAAGTACGTGCTGTCCAACAGCCTGGAGAAGGCGGACTGGAACAACACCACCGTCGTCAACGGCGACGTCGCGGCCAGGGTGCGCGAGCTCAAGGAGCGGATCGAGGGCGGCGACCTCCAGATGTCGGGCAGCGCGACCACCGTGCGGTGGCTGCTCGCCAACGGGCTGCTCGACGAGCTGAACCTGCTCGTCCACCCGATCGTCGTCGGCCAGGGGCAGCGGCTGTTCGAGGAGACCCCGACGCACAAGCTGAAGCTGGTCAAGTCCGAGACCTTCAAGACCGGCGTGCTCAACCTCAGGTACGTCCCGGACGCCGGCTGA